A genomic region of Anaerolineae bacterium contains the following coding sequences:
- the priA gene encoding primosomal protein N': MRCADVAVQVPAQPGAARPDTTRSETETGVFTYLVPDVLAGRIRVGQWVWVPFRTQHVAGVVMALDTNPPDVKLRQIADIVDDRPVLTQEQLALARWMSRYYLAPIYECLSLFLPPGSAPRVESVYRAGTREQQDVGRRRDRFTPLQLRVLDLLERHGDLTEEQVASLAARESLLRGTRAAPAVSRALESLVQRGAVQRVSRLAPPRVGPSWKPAVRLLAQPREALHYLARSAARGPRWLALLLLVEADEAGSPLVPLDEVLERSGASLAEVRQLAAEDLVALLPEATLLSAPGRQADDTQPYRETLERLRSAGPRTMPELEKLGFEVEELSRLVSLGLVEEHKDLGVVALRVPPEEARERVIAAANLRAARRALEELVQRRSPMWLADLARAARCGRASVERLAEAGIVAIEQRRYYRDRFLHRSGEPSPLPTLTEDQALALAPIVQALDGGRPRALLLQGVTGSGKTEVYLHAIEHALSQGKQAMALVPEISLTPQALSRYGRYFPGRVAVQHSQLTPGERYDQWTNVRDGLADVVVGPRSALFMPLPRCGLIILDEEHDPSYKQANRPCYHARDTALRLAQESGAVVVLGSATPDVCTYRAAARGALQLLSLPRRYGPDEPPALPAVEVVDMRAELRAGHTGILSRRLESALRSVLAQGEQAILFLNRRGTSTFVMCRDCGYVARCPRCDLPFTYHTGAADSPSPSLICHHCGRRDVPPSTCPECASVRIRHFGAGTERVAAYARAAFPGARVVRWDWDTTRERGGHEQILDAFLRHQADILVGTQMVAKGLDLPLVTLVGVVSADVSLFFPDFRAGERAFQLLTQVAGRAGRRERGGHAIIQTYHPDHYAIRAAAQHDYEGFYAREIAMRRRLGYPPFGHMVRLLYTGSSASKAEQAAFILARRLTRRIRREGLPNLEVIGPAPCFYSRLRGRYRWHVLLRGEGAQDLLRHEPPPPGWRVDVDPLDFL, encoded by the coding sequence ATGCGCTGCGCTGACGTGGCGGTGCAGGTGCCGGCGCAACCAGGCGCCGCGCGCCCGGACACCACCCGCAGCGAGACGGAGACCGGCGTCTTCACTTACCTTGTACCCGACGTGCTGGCGGGGCGGATCCGGGTCGGCCAGTGGGTCTGGGTACCCTTTCGCACCCAGCACGTCGCTGGCGTGGTAATGGCTCTGGACACGAACCCGCCGGACGTCAAGCTGCGCCAGATCGCTGACATCGTGGACGACCGTCCCGTCCTCACTCAGGAACAACTGGCCCTGGCTCGGTGGATGAGCCGCTACTACCTGGCTCCCATCTACGAATGCCTAAGTCTCTTCCTCCCGCCGGGCTCTGCCCCTCGGGTCGAGAGCGTCTACCGGGCCGGGACCAGGGAGCAGCAGGACGTCGGGCGGCGCCGGGATCGGTTCACTCCTCTGCAGCTGCGGGTGCTGGATCTCCTCGAACGTCACGGAGATCTGACAGAAGAGCAGGTGGCCTCGCTGGCGGCGCGAGAGTCTCTCCTTCGGGGCACTCGAGCCGCACCCGCGGTGAGCCGTGCTCTGGAGTCGCTGGTACAGCGGGGCGCGGTCCAACGGGTGTCTCGCCTGGCGCCGCCCAGAGTTGGCCCCAGTTGGAAGCCGGCGGTGCGTCTTCTGGCCCAGCCTCGAGAAGCGCTGCACTACCTCGCTCGCTCGGCGGCCCGAGGGCCGCGGTGGTTGGCTCTCCTTCTGCTGGTAGAGGCCGACGAGGCAGGCAGCCCCCTGGTGCCCCTGGACGAGGTGCTGGAGCGGTCCGGCGCTTCCCTCGCCGAAGTCAGGCAGCTTGCCGCCGAGGACCTTGTGGCGCTGCTGCCCGAGGCCACCTTGCTTAGCGCCCCGGGCAGACAAGCCGACGACACCCAGCCCTACCGGGAGACACTGGAGCGCCTGCGCTCGGCAGGCCCCCGGACCATGCCCGAATTGGAGAAGCTGGGCTTCGAGGTGGAGGAGCTCTCGCGTCTGGTCTCCCTCGGCCTCGTGGAGGAGCACAAAGACCTGGGCGTGGTTGCCCTTCGGGTTCCGCCAGAGGAAGCCCGAGAGAGGGTCATAGCCGCCGCCAACCTCCGGGCCGCTCGCCGTGCTCTGGAGGAGCTGGTTCAGAGGCGGAGCCCCATGTGGCTGGCAGATCTCGCTCGCGCCGCTCGCTGCGGCCGAGCCTCGGTGGAGCGGCTGGCCGAGGCCGGCATCGTCGCCATCGAGCAGCGCCGTTACTACCGGGACCGGTTCCTCCACCGTTCCGGAGAGCCTTCCCCTCTCCCCACCCTGACCGAGGACCAGGCCCTGGCCCTGGCTCCCATAGTGCAGGCACTGGACGGCGGCCGGCCTCGCGCTCTGCTCCTTCAGGGAGTCACTGGCAGCGGCAAGACCGAAGTCTACCTCCACGCCATCGAGCACGCCCTGTCTCAGGGAAAGCAAGCGATGGCGCTGGTGCCGGAGATATCGCTGACTCCCCAGGCCCTCAGCCGGTACGGTCGCTACTTCCCAGGCCGGGTGGCGGTACAGCACAGCCAGCTCACTCCGGGCGAGCGTTACGACCAGTGGACCAACGTGCGCGATGGCCTGGCTGACGTGGTGGTGGGGCCTCGATCGGCCCTCTTCATGCCCCTACCCCGCTGCGGACTGATCATCCTGGACGAGGAGCACGATCCATCCTACAAGCAGGCCAACCGCCCCTGCTACCACGCCCGCGACACCGCCCTCCGCCTAGCCCAGGAGTCCGGGGCAGTGGTGGTGCTGGGCAGCGCTACCCCGGACGTGTGCACCTACCGGGCTGCCGCTCGAGGGGCCTTGCAGCTCCTCTCACTTCCCCGTCGCTATGGGCCAGACGAGCCCCCCGCCCTTCCGGCGGTGGAGGTGGTGGACATGCGCGCCGAGCTGCGCGCCGGTCACACCGGCATCCTCAGCCGGCGTCTGGAATCCGCCCTGCGATCGGTCCTGGCCCAGGGCGAGCAGGCCATCTTGTTTCTCAACCGCCGCGGCACCTCCACCTTCGTCATGTGTCGAGACTGCGGGTACGTCGCCCGCTGCCCCCGCTGTGACCTCCCCTTCACCTACCATACCGGCGCCGCCGACTCGCCGTCGCCCTCCCTCATCTGCCATCACTGCGGCCGCCGCGACGTCCCTCCCAGCACCTGCCCCGAATGCGCCAGCGTTCGCATCCGCCACTTCGGCGCCGGGACGGAGCGAGTGGCAGCCTACGCTCGCGCCGCCTTCCCTGGGGCCCGGGTGGTGCGCTGGGATTGGGACACAACGCGAGAGCGAGGGGGACACGAGCAGATACTGGACGCCTTCCTCCGCCACCAGGCTGACATCCTGGTCGGCACCCAGATGGTGGCCAAGGGGCTGGACCTGCCCCTGGTGACTCTGGTGGGCGTGGTCTCCGCCGACGTTTCCCTCTTCTTCCCCGATTTCCGGGCCGGGGAGCGCGCCTTCCAGTTGCTGACCCAGGTGGCCGGGCGCGCCGGCCGCCGGGAGCGGGGAGGCCATGCCATCATCCAGACCTACCACCCGGACCACTACGCCATTCGGGCCGCCGCCCAGCACGACTACGAGGGATTCTACGCCCGGGAGATCGCCATGCGGCGGCGCCTAGGCTACCCCCCCTTCGGGCACATGGTGCGGCTCTTGTACACTGGCAGCAGCGCCAGCAAGGCGGAGCAAGCCGCTTTCATCCTGGCCCGGCGCCTCACTAGGCGGATACGGCGGGAGGGCCTGCCCAACCTGGAAGTCATCGGCCCCGCCCCCTGCTTCTATTCCCGCCTGCGTGGCCGCTACCGCTGGCACGTCCTTCTCAGGGGCGAGGGAGCGCAGGACCTGCTCCGCCACGAGCCCCCGCCACCCGGCTGGCGGGTGGACGTGGACCCGCTCGACTTCCTCTGA
- the amrB gene encoding AmmeMemoRadiSam system protein B has product MSVAQPSEIRPAQFADDQWYPSSAARLRRQIESLLAEAPFMDLGRPLGLVVPHAGIRFSGGVAAQAYRQIEGQIYDPVVILSPLHRRPLGPYAVTSYRYYSSPLGLVPVDEDLVTALGSVLPVTRVSVDEEHSLEIQLPFLQHTLGQFDLLPIMMGDQSPSSGQALASALAPLLRERQPLVVASSDLSHFHDYDTAVELDRGLIERLEAYDPDGLARMLERGEAEACGGGPIYTAMLLCRALGATRVRVLQYANSGDVWMDRSRVVGYVSAVLLPPE; this is encoded by the coding sequence ATGTCAGTGGCTCAACCCTCAGAGATACGACCGGCGCAGTTCGCCGACGACCAGTGGTACCCGTCCTCTGCCGCCCGACTGCGACGACAGATCGAGTCGCTCTTGGCCGAAGCACCTTTCATGGACCTGGGCCGTCCCTTGGGCCTCGTCGTCCCCCACGCCGGGATTCGCTTCTCCGGAGGGGTGGCCGCTCAGGCCTACCGCCAGATCGAGGGCCAGATCTACGATCCCGTCGTCATTCTCTCTCCTCTGCATCGTCGGCCCCTCGGCCCCTATGCCGTCACCTCCTACCGCTACTACTCCAGCCCTCTAGGGCTGGTGCCCGTGGATGAGGATCTGGTGACTGCGCTGGGATCGGTCTTGCCCGTGACTCGGGTCAGCGTGGACGAGGAGCACTCGCTGGAGATTCAGCTGCCCTTCTTGCAGCACACGCTGGGCCAATTCGATCTCCTGCCCATCATGATGGGCGATCAGAGCCCGTCTTCCGGGCAGGCCCTGGCCTCCGCCCTTGCCCCCCTCTTGCGGGAGCGGCAGCCGCTGGTCGTGGCCAGCAGCGACCTCAGTCACTTCCACGACTACGACACCGCCGTAGAGCTGGATCGAGGGCTGATCGAACGGCTGGAAGCCTATGATCCCGACGGGCTAGCCCGCATGCTGGAGCGGGGCGAGGCCGAGGCCTGTGGCGGCGGACCTATATACACCGCCATGCTTCTGTGCCGCGCCCTGGGGGCAACTCGGGTCCGCGTCCTCCAATACGCCAACTCGGGCGATGTTTGGATGGATCGCAGCCGCGTGGTAGGCTACGTCTCCGCCGTTCTCCTGCCCCCTGAGTAA
- the gmk gene encoding guanylate kinase, which translates to MSNSAQRPVPGIPYLRKEGGSFCWEPGPIVVVVSGPSGAGKDAVIRELRSLDGSIHFVVTATSRPPRVDEVDGRDYHFLTREEFERRLERGEFLEHAIVYGDYKGVPRWELTRALECGQDVVLRVDVQGARTLRGLLPEAVFIFLMAESEEEHLRRLHGRGSEDGRTLADRLAQLEHELQALADFDYVVINRRDALKQAAAQIASIMTAEKLCLHRGRRQPA; encoded by the coding sequence ATGAGTAACTCCGCCCAGCGCCCAGTGCCGGGTATCCCTTATCTCCGAAAGGAGGGCGGGAGCTTCTGCTGGGAACCAGGCCCCATCGTGGTGGTCGTCTCCGGCCCGTCCGGCGCCGGCAAGGACGCTGTCATAAGGGAGCTTCGCTCCCTTGACGGCTCCATCCACTTCGTCGTCACCGCTACCTCCCGCCCGCCCAGGGTCGACGAGGTGGACGGGCGCGACTATCACTTCCTCACCCGGGAGGAATTCGAGCGCCGTCTGGAACGAGGAGAGTTCTTGGAGCATGCCATCGTCTATGGCGACTACAAGGGAGTCCCTCGCTGGGAGCTTACCCGGGCGCTCGAGTGCGGGCAGGACGTCGTGCTTCGGGTGGACGTCCAGGGAGCGCGGACGCTCCGTGGCCTGCTCCCCGAGGCGGTCTTCATTTTTCTGATGGCCGAGAGCGAGGAGGAACACCTTCGTCGGCTGCATGGCCGGGGTAGTGAGGACGGCCGCACTCTGGCCGATCGCCTGGCTCAGCTCGAGCACGAACTGCAAGCACTGGCCGACTTCGATTACGTAGTGATCAACCGCCGCGACGCCCTGAAGCAGGCCGCCGCCCAGATCGCCAGCATCATGACGGCGGAGAAGCTCTGCCTCCACCGGGGGCGTCGGCAGCCGGCCTGA
- a CDS encoding DUF370 domain-containing protein has product MTTQLIHVGFGDYVAANRILAVIRPGSAPVRRLMEQAERKSLLVDVTHGRKTKAIILLDSGHLMLAALQPETVAGRLESRSVPEVADE; this is encoded by the coding sequence ATGACGACCCAGCTGATCCACGTAGGCTTCGGAGACTACGTCGCCGCTAACCGGATTCTGGCCGTGATCCGGCCCGGCTCCGCGCCCGTGCGCCGACTCATGGAACAGGCGGAGCGCAAGTCCTTGCTGGTGGACGTGACTCACGGTCGCAAGACCAAAGCCATCATCCTCCTCGACTCCGGTCACCTGATGCTTGCCGCTCTCCAACCGGAAACGGTGGCCGGGCGCCTGGAGAGCCGCTCGGTCCCCGAGGTTGCGGATGAGTAA
- a CDS encoding zinc ribbon domain-containing protein produces the protein MLTLSEVGDAMPVYEYRCAGCGRRVTIWWRSVAQMERSRPTCSRCGSEELHRLVSRVAVVRSEESRLESLADGGLEGLDEEDPRALGRLMRQLSQETGEDMGEEFDEIVGRLEAGEDPEEIEKSMPELAGDDVGYESGDSFDPDF, from the coding sequence ATGTTGACGCTGAGTGAGGTAGGCGACGCTATGCCTGTGTACGAGTACCGCTGCGCTGGATGCGGCAGAAGGGTGACCATCTGGTGGCGATCAGTGGCGCAGATGGAGCGAAGCCGGCCCACTTGCTCCCGCTGCGGTAGCGAGGAGCTCCATCGCCTAGTCTCCCGTGTGGCTGTGGTGCGATCGGAGGAGAGCCGGCTGGAGAGCCTGGCGGATGGTGGGCTGGAGGGTCTGGACGAGGAAGACCCGCGGGCCCTGGGGCGCTTGATGCGTCAGCTGAGCCAGGAAACGGGCGAGGACATGGGCGAGGAGTTCGACGAGATCGTGGGCCGCCTAGAGGCGGGAGAGGACCCGGAAGAGATCGAGAAGTCCATGCCCGAACTGGCGGGCGACGACGTCGGCTACGAGAGCGGAGACTCGTTCGACCCCGACTTCTAG
- a CDS encoding dTMP kinase: MVPAELTTERAARRGKFITFEGPEGGGKTTQLELLRRYLASRGVEALCLREPGATIISERIRDLLLDRELGELSARTEALLFCAARAELVASRIWPALRAGRVVLCDRYTDSTLAYQGYGRGLPVSELAAVNRFATGGLEPDLTLCLDVPVEVGLRRKAAANETNRMEAEGLAFHERVRRGFLELAARQPQRWRIIDATQAPHAVAMAARQHVDAILEEALGHETDHKHRE; encoded by the coding sequence TTGGTCCCCGCCGAGCTCACGACCGAACGAGCCGCCCGCCGGGGGAAGTTCATCACCTTCGAGGGCCCCGAGGGGGGAGGCAAGACCACCCAGCTGGAGCTGCTCCGTCGCTACCTCGCGTCGCGCGGGGTGGAGGCATTGTGTTTGCGGGAGCCCGGTGCTACCATCATCAGCGAGCGCATCCGGGACCTCCTGCTGGATCGGGAGCTGGGGGAGCTGTCCGCCCGCACCGAGGCCCTTCTCTTCTGCGCCGCCCGAGCCGAGCTGGTGGCAAGCCGGATATGGCCCGCTCTTCGCGCCGGCCGCGTCGTCCTCTGCGACCGCTATACGGACTCGACCCTGGCCTACCAGGGCTATGGCCGCGGGCTGCCGGTGTCGGAGCTGGCCGCAGTGAATCGGTTCGCTACCGGAGGGCTGGAACCGGACCTTACCCTGTGCTTGGACGTGCCCGTCGAAGTGGGGCTGCGACGCAAAGCCGCCGCCAACGAGACTAACCGCATGGAAGCCGAGGGCCTGGCTTTCCACGAGAGAGTGCGGCGCGGGTTTCTGGAGCTGGCCGCTCGCCAGCCGCAGCGATGGCGCATCATTGATGCTACCCAGGCCCCGCATGCGGTCGCCATGGCCGCTCGCCAACATGTAGACGCAATCCTGGAGGAGGCACTAGGACATGAAACTGATCATAAGCATCGTGAATAG
- a CDS encoding MoxR family ATPase: MEEISRFAQAVSANAGRVIVGKEKATELVLVAMLCEGHVLIEDVPGVGKTMLARAVAASLGLSFKRLQCTPDLLPNDITGVSVYNQGSGQFEFRPGPVFVNVLLADEINRATPRTQSALLEAMGERQVTVDGITYPLEPPFLVLATENPVEYEGTFPLPEAQLDRFFLRLRLGYPKGQEETRMLRNLQRRHPITSIGQVVEGKELPRLAELVWEVYVDDTVVDYVVRLVQATREHPDLTLGASPRGSLALFKGAQALAAIRGRDFVKPDDVKELVEPTLGHRLILKPESTLRGRTVERVLAEVLEATRVDIGEGGG, translated from the coding sequence ATGGAGGAGATCAGCCGCTTCGCTCAGGCGGTGTCGGCCAATGCGGGCCGGGTTATCGTGGGCAAGGAGAAGGCGACCGAGCTGGTGCTGGTGGCCATGCTTTGCGAGGGCCACGTGCTCATCGAGGACGTCCCCGGGGTCGGTAAGACGATGCTGGCGCGGGCTGTGGCGGCGTCGCTGGGCCTCAGCTTCAAGCGCCTGCAGTGCACCCCGGATCTACTGCCCAACGACATCACCGGCGTGTCGGTGTACAACCAGGGTTCGGGGCAGTTCGAGTTCCGTCCTGGGCCGGTGTTCGTCAACGTGCTGCTGGCCGACGAGATCAACCGAGCCACACCCCGGACTCAGTCGGCCCTTCTGGAAGCGATGGGCGAGCGGCAGGTGACGGTGGATGGGATAACCTACCCTTTGGAGCCTCCCTTCCTGGTGCTGGCCACCGAGAACCCGGTGGAGTACGAGGGCACCTTTCCCCTCCCCGAGGCGCAGCTGGACCGGTTCTTCCTCCGGCTGAGGCTGGGCTATCCCAAGGGGCAGGAAGAGACACGCATGCTCCGCAACCTGCAGCGAAGGCACCCCATCACTAGCATCGGACAGGTGGTGGAGGGCAAGGAGCTGCCCCGGCTGGCAGAGCTGGTGTGGGAAGTCTACGTGGACGACACCGTGGTGGACTATGTGGTGCGCCTGGTCCAGGCCACCCGCGAGCACCCAGACCTGACTTTGGGGGCTAGCCCCCGGGGCAGCCTGGCCCTGTTCAAGGGAGCCCAGGCTCTGGCGGCCATAAGAGGGCGAGACTTCGTCAAGCCTGACGACGTGAAGGAGCTGGTGGAGCCGACGCTGGGGCATCGGCTGATCCTGAAGCCGGAAAGCACGCTTCGGGGCCGCACAGTGGAGCGCGTACTGGCCGAGGTGCTGGAAGCCACCAGGGTGGACATCGGGGAGGGGGGTGGGTAG
- a CDS encoding DUF58 domain-containing protein: MDMGLFIVVLFLVAALMRVDFFFYVLYVFFGVYLLSRVWVRRGLAQVRVERRTEERSFWGERHRVEIRVVNDGWLPVPWLHLQERLPQPLGFPPVRNHAVSLMPHESTSFSYELDCRKRGYYEIGPLRLSSGDLLAAGAEATAEAGVTTLTVYPRLVALEDLGMPSRSPFGTVRQKAAIHRDPTRVGGVRDYRPGDSLRHINWKASAAVGRLQTKLFDPVISLDTAILLDLERAHYQPGYAVTTTELAVSAAASIASRLTVQGQAFSLASNGQDPLALDGGRGPSLPLRSGQAHLMAALEVLGRVETREAEPFESFFQRQVLSLSWGCSVLVVSGTGEGLLGGVLQLRRSGFRVVAVLADYHADLEASSRRLEQAGATVWRVRQSQALARMAL, encoded by the coding sequence GTGGACATGGGGCTTTTCATAGTCGTCCTGTTCCTAGTGGCCGCCCTCATGCGCGTGGATTTCTTCTTTTACGTCCTCTACGTCTTCTTCGGGGTGTATCTCCTCTCCCGGGTGTGGGTGCGGCGGGGGTTGGCTCAGGTGCGGGTGGAGCGCCGGACCGAGGAACGCTCCTTCTGGGGCGAGCGCCACCGGGTGGAGATCCGGGTGGTGAACGACGGGTGGCTACCGGTGCCCTGGCTTCACCTGCAGGAGCGTCTACCCCAGCCGTTGGGGTTCCCGCCGGTGCGCAACCACGCCGTGAGCCTGATGCCTCACGAGAGCACCTCTTTCAGTTACGAGCTCGACTGTCGCAAGCGTGGTTACTACGAGATCGGGCCCCTTCGTCTGAGCAGTGGGGATCTGCTGGCCGCTGGTGCCGAGGCCACTGCCGAGGCGGGAGTCACCACACTGACGGTATACCCCCGATTGGTGGCGCTGGAGGACCTGGGCATGCCTTCGCGCTCGCCCTTCGGCACTGTGCGCCAGAAGGCTGCCATCCACCGCGACCCCACCAGGGTGGGCGGGGTACGGGACTACCGGCCGGGGGATAGCCTGCGGCACATCAACTGGAAGGCGAGCGCAGCCGTGGGTCGCCTGCAGACCAAGCTGTTCGACCCGGTGATCAGCCTGGATACGGCCATTCTGCTCGACCTGGAGCGGGCGCACTACCAACCCGGCTACGCCGTCACCACCACCGAGCTGGCGGTGAGCGCCGCCGCCTCCATCGCCAGCCGCCTGACCGTACAGGGCCAGGCCTTCAGCTTGGCCAGCAACGGACAGGACCCTCTGGCGCTGGACGGGGGCAGGGGTCCTTCGCTGCCCCTGCGCTCGGGCCAGGCGCACTTGATGGCAGCCCTGGAGGTGCTCGGCCGGGTGGAGACGCGCGAGGCGGAGCCCTTCGAGAGCTTCTTCCAGAGGCAGGTCCTGAGCCTATCCTGGGGATGCTCGGTGCTGGTGGTGAGTGGCACAGGAGAGGGCTTGCTGGGCGGCGTGCTCCAGTTGCGTCGTTCCGGGTTCCGGGTGGTGGCCGTCCTGGCGGACTACCACGCTGACCTGGAGGCATCGAGCCGTCGGCTGGAGCAGGCCGGAGCCACGGTGTGGCGGGTGCGGCAGAGCCAGGCGTTGGCGCGGATGGCTCTGTGA
- a CDS encoding DUF4129 domain-containing protein, producing MNEKGRRQEIRLSLGVWWRLLLTSGMMYLAFLTLLDAVRALGLPWRGGYLGLATLLVPLESYLSHRAIQRRELRGSDLTRYRAAEAMTLTLALLLLRFAWQGLPRLGGRVERLLDLEFFFGTGVLLGFWGLASALVRWFEEIEFHPAEKPPPITSPEYDLWLSSPARRVQHTAAFQRVVGTFLAGGILILMLAGMARVDPAAIIDFRRGTIRALILHVLVYFVLGLALIAEARLTLLRTRWQHEEAEVSPAVARRWPALVTGLLLVALVVALVLPVDYSVGLLEALSYALNLVASVLVTVAYIVLYLLGLLLYPLRWLVAQGSGDGAPPPPPPMQMPQAEPTGAGGPPLLEILKTVALWAIAVAMVAYALRNFLREHGASLRGVGLLRPLLDALALVLRAMRSLLGGAARVGATLRGTVERRLKAARRVAPPRWRPPRGMGPRELVRYYYLSTVRRGSDVGVPRRRHQTPEEYSRRLRERVPEADEDLEALTVAFVEARYSDHPLDQAYARGVRPHWESVKRALRRLRGTSPPEGS from the coding sequence GTGAACGAGAAGGGTAGGCGGCAGGAGATACGGTTGTCGCTGGGAGTGTGGTGGCGGCTGCTGCTGACCTCGGGGATGATGTACCTTGCCTTTCTCACCCTCCTGGATGCAGTGCGCGCCCTGGGGCTGCCCTGGCGAGGTGGGTATCTGGGGCTGGCCACGCTGCTGGTGCCCCTGGAGTCGTACCTGTCCCACCGCGCCATCCAGCGAAGGGAGCTCAGGGGCAGCGACCTGACCCGCTACCGGGCGGCGGAGGCCATGACCCTGACCTTGGCCCTGTTGCTGCTGCGATTCGCCTGGCAGGGCCTGCCCCGCCTCGGCGGTCGGGTGGAGCGGCTTCTGGACCTGGAGTTCTTCTTCGGCACCGGGGTGCTGTTGGGGTTCTGGGGCTTGGCCAGCGCCCTGGTGCGCTGGTTCGAGGAGATCGAGTTTCACCCGGCGGAGAAGCCACCGCCGATCACCTCGCCGGAATACGACTTGTGGCTGAGCAGCCCGGCACGACGGGTGCAGCACACAGCTGCCTTTCAGCGGGTGGTGGGCACCTTCCTGGCCGGGGGCATCCTCATTCTGATGCTGGCCGGCATGGCCCGGGTGGACCCGGCCGCCATCATTGACTTCCGCCGGGGCACCATCCGGGCTCTGATCCTGCACGTGCTGGTGTACTTCGTTCTGGGCCTGGCCCTCATCGCCGAGGCCAGGCTGACGCTGCTGCGCACCCGGTGGCAGCACGAGGAGGCCGAGGTCTCCCCGGCGGTAGCCCGCCGGTGGCCGGCGCTGGTGACCGGGCTGCTACTGGTAGCTCTGGTGGTGGCGCTCGTGCTGCCCGTGGACTACTCGGTGGGCCTGCTGGAGGCGCTGTCCTACGCCCTGAACCTGGTAGCTTCGGTGCTGGTGACCGTCGCCTACATCGTCCTCTACCTGCTGGGGTTGCTGCTCTATCCCTTGCGCTGGCTGGTGGCTCAAGGGAGCGGAGATGGAGCCCCTCCGCCGCCGCCTCCCATGCAGATGCCGCAGGCCGAGCCGACGGGCGCGGGAGGACCGCCGCTGCTGGAGATCCTAAAGACGGTGGCGCTGTGGGCCATCGCGGTGGCTATGGTGGCCTACGCCCTACGGAACTTCCTCCGGGAGCACGGAGCCAGCCTCCGCGGGGTAGGACTACTGCGACCTCTCCTGGACGCCTTAGCCCTGGTGCTCAGGGCCATGCGGTCGCTGCTGGGCGGGGCGGCGCGGGTGGGAGCCACTCTGCGTGGGACGGTGGAGCGGCGGCTGAAGGCGGCTCGCCGGGTGGCGCCGCCACGGTGGCGGCCCCCGCGGGGGATGGGCCCGCGGGAGCTGGTGCGGTACTACTACCTCTCGACCGTCAGGCGAGGGAGCGACGTGGGGGTTCCTCGCCGGCGCCACCAGACGCCGGAGGAATACAGCCGGCGCCTGCGGGAGCGGGTGCCGGAGGCGGACGAGGACCTGGAGGCTCTGACCGTGGCCTTCGTGGAGGCCCGTTACAGCGACCATCCCCTGGACCAGGCCTACGCCCGGGGCGTCCGACCCCACTGGGAGAGCGTGAAGCGGGCCCTGCGCCGGCTTCGCGGCACGTCGCCGCCGGAAGGCTCCTGA
- a CDS encoding DNA-3-methyladenine glycosylase, whose protein sequence is MSAVLPRSFYARDTVRVARELLGMVLVRDLGGLRVSGVIVETEAYCGERDEGSHAYRGLTPRTRVMFGPPGQAYVYLIYGMHYCLNTVTESEGAAGAVLVRAIHPLEGLDEMRRRRGRPDPELTNGPAKLCQALGIDGALNGADLCIGRELWLERGAPVADSQVAVGPRVGLNVSEEARALPWRFAVAHDPWVSRPRPPVMGA, encoded by the coding sequence ATGAGCGCGGTCCTGCCTCGCTCGTTCTATGCCCGCGACACAGTGAGAGTGGCCAGGGAACTCCTAGGGATGGTGCTGGTGCGCGACCTGGGTGGCCTGCGCGTGAGCGGCGTCATCGTAGAAACGGAGGCCTACTGCGGCGAGCGAGACGAGGGCAGTCACGCCTATCGCGGGCTGACCCCTCGCACCCGAGTGATGTTCGGCCCGCCGGGACAGGCGTACGTGTACCTCATCTATGGCATGCATTACTGCCTGAACACCGTCACCGAGAGCGAGGGGGCGGCGGGCGCGGTGCTGGTCAGGGCGATCCACCCACTAGAGGGCCTAGATGAGATGCGGCGGCGCCGGGGGCGACCGGACCCAGAGCTGACCAATGGTCCGGCCAAGCTGTGTCAGGCACTGGGCATTGACGGGGCCCTGAATGGGGCCGATCTGTGTATCGGACGGGAGCTGTGGTTGGAGAGGGGCGCGCCGGTGGCCGACTCCCAGGTGGCCGTGGGGCCGCGGGTGGGCCTGAACGTCTCCGAGGAGGCGCGCGCTCTACCCTGGCGCTTCGCCGTTGCCCACGATCCCTGGGTCAGCCGGCCCCGGCCACCTGTGATGGGGGCTTGA
- a CDS encoding CopG family transcriptional regulator codes for MRRTTVLLSEEDWLGLKKLAQRQGRSPSEMIREAVAAYVTGRAGEEEASFVGLGCSGCADVSRRPDEHLGRG; via the coding sequence ATGAGACGAACCACGGTGCTGCTGTCGGAGGAGGATTGGCTGGGGCTCAAGAAGCTGGCCCAGCGACAGGGGCGCAGCCCCTCTGAGATGATCCGGGAGGCGGTGGCCGCCTACGTCACCGGCCGGGCGGGCGAGGAAGAGGCCTCTTTCGTCGGGCTAGGATGCAGCGGCTGTGCTGACGTGTCCCGGCGGCCGGACGAACACCTGGGGCGGGGCTGA